A single Cannabis sativa cultivar Pink pepper isolate KNU-18-1 chromosome 7, ASM2916894v1, whole genome shotgun sequence DNA region contains:
- the LOC115698222 gene encoding receptor-like protein 33, whose product MFNGTLPSWLYATPSLFHLDLHGNQFSGFIKEFQTRSLVWLDLHHNQLEGTIPRSISEQLNLSVLDLSSNKLSGAIEFSQFSKMKKLWSLDLSFNNFSTASSGSINYTLPELLNLRLSSCNINQFPHFIKALKNIELLDLSHNQLAANVPKWVGEVGTSSLYFLNLSHNFLTNIELASWKRMVYLDLRSNMLQGSLPIPSQSTYLFSASSNQFSGELPSLLCKLETISVLDLGNNSFTGMIPPCLTNLSSIQILNLQSNKFHGMFPSTFEDCGSLRTLNLNGNQLEGVLPKSLANCKILEILDIGNNKINGTFPHWLETLPILTVLVLRSNNFHGPIGYPEFLGWLPFRYLRILDVSHNQFSGHLPTKYFEIMIAMMDSHKETLEYMGKYYQRAGYYYDSVTVVLKGLSVEMVRIQSMFTTIDFSSNNFEGHIPKMIGNLKSLKGLNFSHNKLNGFIPASMANLTNLEWLDLSSNKLGGEIPVEFTDMTSLQVLNLSRNQLVGAIPTGKQFNTFENDSYGENLGLCGFPLSEGCGELSTQPPPVGMDFSPEDDTDAARLFHWKFALIGYAGGLVFGISMGYVMLSDPKIEWVIEEYVGQGWWPKSVKRKKRNTRLKAGNGRRNH is encoded by the coding sequence ATGTTCAATGGGACCCTTCCTTCATGGTTGTATGCTACTCCTTCCTTGTTCCATTTAGATCTTCATGGCAACCAATTCAGTGGCTTCATAAAAGAATTCCAAACCCGCTCTTTAGTTTGGCTTGATTTACATCATAATCAATTAGAAGGCACAATTCCAAGATCAATTTCTGAGCAATTAAATCTTTCAGTTTTAGATCTTTCTTCAAATAAATTGTCTGGTGCCATAGAGTTTAGCCAATTCTCAAAGATGAAGAAACTCTGGTCTCTTGATCTTTCATTTAACAATTTTTCGACAGCTTCTTCTGGTTCCATTAACTATACTTTGCCTGAGCTTCTAAACTTGCGTCTGTCTTCATGCAATATAAATCAGTTCCCACACTTTATAAAAGCCTTGAAAAATATAGAGTTGTTAGACCTTTCTCATAATCAACTTGCTGCAAATGTTCCCAAATGGGTTGGAGAAGTAGGGACAAGCTCATTGTACTTTTTAAATCTTTCCCATAATTTTTTGACAAACATTGAGCTTGCTTCATGGAAAAGAATGGTATATCTTGATCTCCGTTCCAACATGCTTCAAGGGAGTCTTCCAATCCCATCACAATCCACATACCTATTTTCAGCCTCGAGCAATCAATTTAGTGGAGAGCTACCTTCTTTGCTTTGCAAGCTAGAAACAATCAGTGTACTAGATTTGGGCAATAATAGCTTCACTGGGATGATTCCTCCTTGCCTCACTAATTTAAGTTCCATTCAGATCTTAAATTTGCAATCCAATAAGTTTCATGGCATGTTCCCTTCAACATTTGAAGATTGTGGCAGTTTAAGGACTCTCAACCTTAATGGTAATCAATTGGAAGGAGTTTTGCCAAAAAGCTTAGCCAACTGCAAGATCTTGGAGATTTTAGATATTGGAAACAACAAGATCAATGGGACCTTCCCCCACTGGTTGGAAACACTTCCGATCCTTACTGTTCTTGTCCTAAGATCTAATAACTTTCATGGTCCCATTGGTTATCCTGAGTTCTTGGGATGGCTACCATTTCGATATTTACGAATTCTTGATGTTTCCCACAATCAGTTCAGTGGTCATTTGCCCacaaaatattttgaaataatgATAGCTATGATGGATTCACATAAAGAAACATTGGAATACATGGGAAAATATTATCAGAGAGCCGGATATTATTATGACTCTGTGACAGTTGTATTGAAAGGTCTTTCTGTTGAGATGGTCAGAATCCAATCCATGTTCACAACCATTGATTTTTCATCAAATAATTTTGAGGGACATATTCCAAAGATGATAGGAAATCTCAAGTCACTCAAGGGACTCAACTTCTCACATAACAAACTTAATGGTTTTATTCCAGCATCAATGGCTAACTTGACTAATCTTGAGTGGTTAGATTTATCATCAAACAAGCTTGGAGGAGAAATACCAGTGGAATTCACAGATATGACATCTCTTCAAGTCCTAAACCTTTCGCGAAACCAATTGGTTGGAGCCATACCAACCGGAAAGCAGTTCAACACATTTGAAAATGATTCGTATGGTGAAAATCTAGGACTCTGTGGATTTCCATTGTCAGAGGGATGCGGAGAGCTCAGCACACAACCGCCACCAGTTGGAATGGACTTCTCACCAGAAGACGATACAGACGCTGCAAGGCTTTTTCATTGGAAATTTGCACTGATCGGGTATGCAGGAGGACTTGTGTTTGGGATTTCTATGGGATATGTTATGCTTTCAGATCCAAAAATTGAGTGGGTGATTGAAGAATATGTTGGACAAGGATGGTGGCCTAAATcagtgaaaagaaaaaagagaaatacTCGCTTAAAAGCAGGAAATGGAAGGAGGAATCATTAA